The following proteins are encoded in a genomic region of bacterium:
- a CDS encoding archease, producing MPDKPAPTYTVEDHSSDLMIRARGRDYLEALANASTALVMESVTAEEPSEAEERHILINGDSDDQRTIAFLNEILYLIFGCHWVPWRVRHLTLCKQKGCRSLEAVVVGEPLNPARHVFRHDVKAVTYHDFAIRQDEEKTTIQFVCDL from the coding sequence ATGCCGGACAAGCCCGCTCCCACCTACACGGTGGAAGATCACTCCAGCGACCTGATGATACGTGCCCGTGGTCGCGACTATCTGGAGGCTCTCGCGAACGCCTCCACGGCATTGGTGATGGAATCCGTCACAGCGGAAGAGCCAAGCGAGGCGGAAGAACGACATATCCTCATTAATGGGGATAGCGACGACCAGCGGACGATTGCATTTCTCAATGAGATTCTATACTTGATCTTCGGCTGCCACTGGGTGCCCTGGCGAGTCCGACATTTGACGCTTTGTAAGCAAAAGGGGTGCCGTTCGTTGGAGGCTGTGGTGGTTGGGGAACCGCTGAACCCGGCCCGCCACGTCTTCCGCCACGACGTCAAGGCCGTTACCTATCACGATTTCGCGATCCGGCAAGATGAGGAAAAAACCACCATTCAGTTCGTATGCGACCTATAG
- a CDS encoding RtcB family protein, with translation MSDTRLPYESIGPFRYRIARSSRGDMRTDGLMFLSESLIEKMQTDQSPQQVANVATLPGIVGNSLAMPDMHWGYGFPIGGVAAFDVDEGIVSPGGVGYDINCGVSLSRTSLTLKDIQPKVQKLIQGLFDRIPTGVGSHGALKVSKKELDQVLVEGASWAVRRGLTTEEDRRHVEDEGCMVGADPGVVSERARERGYDQIGTLGAGNHFVEVQV, from the coding sequence ATGAGCGATACCCGTTTGCCCTATGAATCCATCGGCCCGTTTCGCTACCGCATCGCCCGCAGCTCGCGGGGCGATATGCGCACGGACGGACTGATGTTCCTGAGTGAATCCTTGATCGAGAAGATGCAGACGGACCAGTCTCCGCAGCAGGTGGCTAACGTGGCCACTTTGCCGGGAATCGTCGGCAACAGTCTGGCCATGCCCGACATGCACTGGGGCTACGGCTTTCCCATCGGCGGCGTGGCGGCTTTCGATGTGGATGAAGGGATTGTCTCCCCGGGAGGCGTAGGCTATGATATCAATTGCGGCGTGAGCCTCTCGCGTACTTCACTGACCTTGAAGGATATTCAACCCAAGGTCCAGAAGCTGATCCAAGGGCTGTTCGACCGCATCCCTACCGGGGTAGGCTCGCATGGCGCACTGAAGGTATCCAAAAAAGAGTTGGATCAGGTGCTGGTAGAGGGAGCGAGCTGGGCCGTGCGGCGGGGGCTGACCACTGAAGAAGACCGGCGGCACGTGGAAGATGAAGGCTGCATGGTCGGAGCCGATCCCGGTGTGGTTTCCGAGCGGGCACGGGAGCGAGGGTACGACCAGATCGGCACGCTGGGGGCGGGCAATCACTTCGTGGAGGTGCAGGTG